In Mangrovivirga cuniculi, the following proteins share a genomic window:
- a CDS encoding glycosyltransferase 87 family protein encodes MKPGFQSVGTKNILGATLLISGIIIQGLFIERNNDFGLLITYLVAFSGYLVMVFNTINNDFKIGTAIFIRIILIFIIPWLSEDIFRFIWDGALWREGIHPFSSTPQEIMNNSDLPENVQQLYSELNSKQYHTIYPPVYQAIGYLSSYLLPISLSAPIIFIKSILVATELTILKAGRRLKVNNPNISKWLTIYLLNPLVIIEGAGNAHFEIMLVPVLVFLVYYAHVKKYLLAGIALGVSVAIKLLPLIFGPFLLFNSIRDKKLFPFLLGSIITTLVLFFPLYSSSFVDGIIESTSLYFRKFEFNASVYYLLREVGYMIKGYNTIQTLGPYLSIVTTSIILGISWIYRKKEASKILFWLWAIYLIFATTVHPWYVIPLVGLSVINNYKSGIIWSFFIFYTYLGYNEKGYNESSLLLYIEYSAVFITFLFDLNWVKFKNNPLKR; translated from the coding sequence ATGAAACCAGGATTTCAATCTGTTGGTACTAAGAATATTCTTGGAGCTACTCTCCTTATCTCCGGAATTATTATCCAGGGACTTTTCATAGAAAGAAATAATGATTTCGGTTTACTGATAACTTATCTCGTTGCTTTTTCAGGATACCTGGTCATGGTTTTTAATACCATCAACAATGACTTTAAAATAGGAACAGCAATATTTATCAGAATTATACTGATATTTATTATCCCATGGCTTTCAGAGGATATTTTCAGATTTATTTGGGATGGTGCCTTATGGAGAGAAGGCATTCATCCATTTTCTTCGACTCCTCAAGAGATTATGAATAATTCTGATCTTCCTGAAAATGTTCAGCAACTATATAGCGAACTTAATTCAAAGCAATATCACACCATATACCCGCCAGTCTACCAGGCAATTGGATACTTATCATCTTACTTACTGCCTATTTCATTATCTGCTCCAATAATTTTCATTAAGTCCATCCTGGTAGCTACTGAACTGACAATACTGAAAGCAGGCAGACGATTAAAAGTGAACAACCCAAATATCTCCAAATGGCTCACTATCTATTTACTCAACCCGCTGGTTATAATAGAAGGTGCCGGCAATGCCCATTTTGAGATTATGCTCGTTCCTGTACTGGTATTTCTTGTCTATTACGCCCATGTAAAAAAATATTTGCTTGCAGGAATTGCTCTGGGAGTTTCGGTCGCGATCAAATTATTGCCACTCATTTTTGGCCCTTTTTTACTCTTCAACTCAATTCGTGATAAAAAATTGTTCCCTTTTCTTCTGGGATCAATCATAACCACTCTGGTATTATTTTTTCCGCTATATAGTTCATCCTTTGTTGATGGAATTATTGAAAGTACTTCCCTTTACTTTCGGAAGTTTGAATTTAACGCCTCGGTATATTATCTCCTGAGAGAGGTGGGTTATATGATAAAAGGGTATAACACCATTCAAACGCTGGGTCCTTATCTTTCAATTGTTACAACTTCGATTATCCTCGGAATATCGTGGATTTACCGTAAAAAAGAAGCCTCTAAAATACTATTCTGGTTATGGGCTATTTATCTGATTTTTGCCACAACGGTCCACCCATGGTATGTAATTCCGCTGGTTGGATTATCAGTTATAAATAATTACAAATCCGGAATTATCTGGTCTTTCTTTATCTTTTATACTTACCTGGGATATAATGAAAAAGGTTACAATGAATCCTCACTTCTGCTTTATATCGAATATTCTGCAGTCTTCATTACCTTTTTATTTGATTTGAATTGGGTTAAATTTAAAAACAACCCATTGAAACGATGA